GAGCCGATACAAAGGGCGGAGACGAACATCTTCACCAGGGTGAGCCGGGCCCGGAGGCGCCCTCCGCGCACCACGAGGGCCTCCATAACCTCCGGTACCCCGTGTCCCTTGGCCTCGTGGGCCAAAAAGTGAATGATGGGCCCCACAATAAGACCGGCCAGCGCCGGGAAAAGAAGCTTTTGCCAGAAGGGTACTTGGTGATAAAAGAGGAGAAAGTCCCGGGCATCGTGATAGAAGAATTCCTGAAAGAATTTGATCATGAAGCGGAAGACGATGGCCCCCGCTCCGCCGATGAGACCGATAAGGATGGCTAGGACGGCGTTTATTACATGTTCATTGACCCGGGGAAGTCGCTGTGCCCAGCGCATATTTTTAGCTTAGGGGCAATCAGGGCCAAAATAAAGGCCCCCCGAAGGGGGCCTTTGAAAGACAACCTATTTAGGCATTACGATGGGCTGGATAACCGCAAAGACGAATCCGGCAATGAGGATGAGAAAGAAGATGGTGTAGGCCTTGGAGCGGCTCCTGGGGATGGCGGCCAAGAACCCGAAGACCGGCACAAAGGAAAGAATAGCAATACCGATCATGCTCAGGCAATCCATCTTGTTGAGGTGGGAGAGGAACCAGGAATAGCCGTAAAGGGGGGCCCCTTTAATCTGACGCCAGAACTCGTCCACAGAGAGGTGCCAGTGGGTCACAGCCTGATGCATATCTACAAAGCCCGGCAGACCGATGAGGTAAAGGAGCCCGAAGACGATCATCACCGCCACCCCAATATAGGTGGAAATCTCCGTGGCGCGGGCAAAGGCCTCGTTTATAGGATCAATTTGCACTTTGTTTTCCATGACCAACCCTCCTTAAAAGATTTAAATTACATGAAGCCCCTTTAGGGCCTTGATCACATTGAGGACCGCGGCCAGCAGCATGATTCCCAGGACCAAATATTTGATAAAGGCCGGCTTCACGCGCACCGTAAGCCAGGCCCCCACGCGGGCCCCGAGGGTGATCCCCAGAACCGCAGGGACCACAATGAGCGGGAGAGTGGCCCCTTTAGCCATGTAGACCCAGATGGCCGCAGCGTTGACCATGATGATGGCCATGCTGGTGGCCACAGCCACTTTGATGGGGCAGCCCATGACCAGGTTGAGCACCGGCACGTTGGCCCACCCGGCCCCGAGGCCAAACATCCCGGCAATGAAGCCCACCCCGGCGAAAAGAAAGAGCGAGAGTACAAAGCGGGTCACCTTGTACTCCACTATGCGGCCTAAGGTAGGCTCATACCAGCTCCCTTTAAGCCCCAGGGCCTTGGAGACGGAGTCCTGTTCCTTTACCTCCGGATACTCCACCCGCTTGGAGGTGATCATGATGATGAAGACCACCAGGAGGATGATGCCCAGGGCAAAGATGATGTACCATTTCCCGTTGGGAAAGGCGTTGCTCACCCAGAGGCCCACAAAGCCCCCGATGATGGAGGAGACCATAACCACCCAGCCCACCGCGGCCATGAGCCGGATGTTGGCCAGGCCCTTGCGGGCAAAACTGGGGACCGAGGAGTAGGCGCTGGTCACCGCCATGATGAGCCCGGCCCCCCGGATGAAGTCCACGCTGAAGGGAAAGAAGGCCGTGGAAAGGGGCACAAAGAGCACCCCCCCTCCCACTCCGGACATGGGAGAGATGATGCCGATGGTAAAGGTGAAAAGGAAAAGGATGGTGGGCCAGGCCCACCAGGGCCAGCCCCCCTTGGCTGGGACCTCGGCCGCCAGGGTGTCTCTCGAAAAATAAAGCCAAACCAGAGTTGCGACAATTAACGCCGGATACCATAGTCTTTTCCCCAACTTCATCCCCTCCCTCCTTTGGACGATTTTGTCCCTCTTTAACGCTCCTTTCCTTTTTTGCAAG
This portion of the Thermosulfurimonas marina genome encodes:
- a CDS encoding sulfite exporter TauE/SafE family protein, which gives rise to MKLGKRLWYPALIVATLVWLYFSRDTLAAEVPAKGGWPWWAWPTILFLFTFTIGIISPMSGVGGGVLFVPLSTAFFPFSVDFIRGAGLIMAVTSAYSSVPSFARKGLANIRLMAAVGWVVMVSSIIGGFVGLWVSNAFPNGKWYIIFALGIILLVVFIIMITSKRVEYPEVKEQDSVSKALGLKGSWYEPTLGRIVEYKVTRFVLSLFLFAGVGFIAGMFGLGAGWANVPVLNLVMGCPIKVAVATSMAIIMVNAAAIWVYMAKGATLPLIVVPAVLGITLGARVGAWLTVRVKPAFIKYLVLGIMLLAAVLNVIKALKGLHVI